A DNA window from Cutaneotrichosporon cavernicola HIS019 DNA, chromosome: 2 contains the following coding sequences:
- the RPL3 gene encoding uncharacterized protein (Belongs to the universal ribosomal protein uL3 family): protein MSHRKYEEPRSGSLAFLPRKRAAMHRGHIKSFPKDDATKPVHLTAALGYKAGMSHVVRDLDRPGSKMHKREVVEAVTVVDTPPMVVVGVVGYVETPRGLRALTTVWAEHLSDEVKRRFYKNWYRSKKKAFTRYAKKHSENNGASVARELERIKKYATVVRVLAHTQLSQTGLAQKKAHLAEIQVNGGSVADKVEFSKGLFEKTFSVKEVFEENECVDVIAITKGKGYSGVISRWGVTKLPRKTHRGLRKVACIGAWHPSNVMYSVARSGQDGYHRRTTINHKIYRIGSATDPKSGSTDFDLTEKSINPIGGWSHYPDIRGDFVMLKGSIPGVKKRVVTLRKALRVHTSRAHLEKVQLKFYDTSSQLGHTQWQTKEEKAQFLGQLKIKN, encoded by the exons ATGTCTCACCGCAAG TACGAGGAGCCTCGTTCGGGTTCGCTGGCCTTCCTTCCCCGCAAGCGTGCTGCCATGCACCGCGGTCACATCAAGTCGTTCCCTAaggacgacgcgacgaAGCCCGTGCACCTCActgccgccctcggctACAAGGCCGGCATGAGCCACGTCGTTCGCGACCTTGACCGCCCCGGCTCCAAGATGCACAAGCgtgaggtcgtcgaggccgtcacCGTTGTCGACACTCCCCCCATGGTTGTTGTCGGTGTCGTCGGCTACGTCGAGACCCCCCGTGGCCTCCGTGCTCTCACCACCGTCTGGGCGGAGCACCTCtccgacgaggtcaagcgcCGCTTCTACAAGAACTGGTACCGTtcgaagaagaaggcctTCACCCGCTACGCCAAGAAGCACTCGGAGAACAACGGCGCCTCTGTCGcccgcgagctcgagcgcatcaaGAAGTACGCGACCGTCGTCCGTGTCCTTGCCCACACCCAGCTCTCGCAGACCGGCCTTGCCCAGAAGAAGGCCCACCTTGCCGAGATCCAGGTGAACGGTGGCTCGgtcgccgacaaggtcgagtTCTCCAAGGGTCTCTTCGAGAAGACCTTCTCTGTCAAGGAGGTCTTCGAGGAGAACGAGTGCGTCGACGTTATCGCCATTACCAAGGGTAAGGGTTACTCGGGTGTCATCTCTCGTTGGGGTGTCACCAAGCTTCCTCGCAAGACCCACCGTGGTCTCCGCAAGGTCGCCTGTATCGGTGCTTGGCACCCGTCCAACGTCATGTACTCGGTCGCTCGCTCGGGTCAGGACGGTTACCACCGCCGTACCACGATCAACCACAAGATCTACCGCATCGGATCGGCCACCGACCCCAAGTCGGGCTCGACCGACTTCGACCTCACCGAGAAGTCGATCAACCCCATTGGTGGCTGGTCGCACTACCCGGACATCCGTGGCGACTTCGTCATGCTCAAGGGCTCGATCCCCGGTGTCAAGAAGCGTGTCGTCACCCTCCGCAAGGCCCTCCGCGTCCACACCTCGCGTGCCCACCTCGAGAAGGTCCAGCTCAAGTTCTACGACAC TTCGTCGCAGCTGGGCCACACCCAGTGGcagaccaaggaggagaaggctcAGTTCCTTGGCCAGCTCAAGATCAAGAACTAA
- the TFC4 gene encoding uncharacterized protein (RNA polymerase III transcription factor), translating to MPPRSTRSKWAAPTDRTTDSVDTIIRNLRAADEGDSNSSGDEDMSGDDFQVDDDNGNGAMGGEGDDASGRGRDDAVFKRIAAQVSSGAVGTTQDFTAELDALDEEEMQEEGGRRKRGKRAGRSGVYRGHRPTYEVQQLLGRANMAYISQNHTEAINLFLEVIRHDNMVQAAWTTLASVFEEMGDVDSARQMKFCAAHIEEDAGTWAELAQQFRTEGNMTQAQYCYRKLLRLDSTRVDVLWQLITMYTKNGQAKKAADAIKKLHKADPTFLRDFNMLMEVHPFILELRQWGLGATVFGDAFVYHYATFDDPSNPDNTMKIEHVVEYVNYLIKSGETESAIDVIHRGQRWLQGRKHEKAWGAVEDDSEYAPKRFGGEDGDESDEESNNVNGGNELDVQLRHLLAIARLRLGQPDMAIPHVNMILELDAKVHEGLFKELGDNLMKRQLFDLALDCWLALHDQSENDPDFNEDPKVVYKMGICLHQLKRFAEAHESLEWAVNVMPDDSEVLLAFAGVLEDMGRKTEALEMVARVLQHGDALPAGDGTMKGKVGRMNKRVLETQAAYTMQGLWEDVQKAEDGINNGDMYALDKFIHAAGTMIETFRLAKSNFTKNRGIVRIPKRRKYGTKSDLTSQAQAMQDRLERIMGLEDDTPIEPGRIDYEIRRQTEFYGINSEDWLALTIKYCCVLMVKGEEDVAYDILEHVVWSGLFNSRRCEIALRLTIVACGIRMRKGEAITENCKRLAQLHQFRPEPMLLMLAALGGGFKGQGVWHNLALQKFLHREVRIYDEAVAGVKLRYNRRHRRWAQVLESGRSRRLGDVLHHDMDHDNDGTPQGTPQHRQRPEDEEDEEDEDMHGEGGGDGEGGGDGDGEGEGDDEGDGEGDGEGDGEGDGEGDGEGDGDDEEESMAPSGIAELEPHECPKPKKYSPVFNTMYGQNMLTTRSYQSALFYFMRAYEVNPHDHFLCFLIAQAFFGRATNRQSDNRNYQIAQGLAFLSRYRKLSPQDPQSLEEVEYNFGRSFHGLGVMHLAVTHYERVLTSVRSRMDAEPTAEDREFVRQSSLAWESAHNLVLIYTTSGSLDLVRRVSDEWLALVDYDGDDGDE from the exons ATGCCACCACGGTCCACGCGCTCCAAGTGGGCTGCGCCGACCGACAGAACCACTGATAGCGTAGACACTATTATCCGGAACCTGCGGGCTGCGGATGAAGGTGACTCCAACTCGAGCGGAGATGAAGACATGAGCGGCGACGATTTTCAggtggacgacgacaacggcaacggcgcCATgggcggggaaggtgacgaTGCAagtgggcgaggacgtgacGATGCCGTGTTCAA GCGCATTGCAGCCCAGGTCTCGAGCGGTGCAGTTGGCACAACGCAGGACTTCACTGCAGAGCTGGACGCgttggacgaggaggagatgcaggaggaaggtggtcGTCGCAAACGGGGGAAGCGAGCTGGTCGATCCGGAGTGTACCGCGGCCATCGGCCAACGTACGAGGTACAGCAGCTGCTCGGTCGTGCCAACATGGCCTATATCTCGCAGAACCACACTGAGGCCATCAATCTCTTCCTCGAGGTTATCCGCCATGACAACATGGTTCAGGCGGCCTGGACAACTCTCGCATCCGTGTTtgaggagatgggtgaTGTCGACTCGGCGCGGCAAATGAAGTTCTGCGCTGCCCATATAGAGGAGGACGCCGGGACATGGGCAGAGCTGGCTCAGCAGTTTCG AACTGAAGGTAACATGACCCAGGCGCAATACTGTTATCGAAAGTTATTACGCCTGGACAGCACACGCGTCGATGTACTGTGGCAGCTCATCACCATGTACACGAAGAACGGgcaggccaagaaggcaGCAGACGCGATCAAGAAGCTGCACAAGGCTGATCCAACATTCCTCCGTGACTTCAACATGCTCATGGAGGTGCATCCGTTCATCCTTGAGTTACGCCAGTGGGGGCTTGGGGCCACCGTCTTCGGCGATGCGTTTGTGTATCATTACGCGACGTTCGACGACCCTTCCAATCCTGACAACACCATGAAGATCGAGCATGTAGTCGAGTACGTCAACTACTTGATCAAGTCCGGGGAGACTGAGAGCGCCATCGACGTCATCCATCGCGGCCAGCGCTGGCTTCAGGGTCGCAAACACGAGAAGGCTTGGGGtgctgtcgaggacgacagcgaGTACGCTCCCAAGAGGTTTGGTGGAGAAGACGGAGATGAATCGGACGAAGAATCCAACAACGTCAACGGCGGTAACGAACTCGACGTTCAACTCAGGCACTTGTTGGCGATTGCGCGTCTGCGCCTCGGTCAGCCAGACATGGCCATT CCTCACGTCAACATgatcctcgagctcgatgccAAGGTCCATGAAGGTCTCTTCAAGGAACTTGGTGACAACCTGATGAAGCGGCAGCTGTTCGACCTTGCACTGGACTGCTGGCTCGCCCTCCATGATCAGAGT GAAAATGACCCGGACTTCAACGAGGACCCGAAGGTTGTCTACAAGATGGGAATCTGCCTGCATCAGCTGAAACGCTTCGCGGAGGCACACGAGAGTCTTGAGTGGG CGGTTAATGTGATGCCGGATGACTCGGAGGTGCTGCTAGCGTTCGCTGGAGTACTAGAGGACATGGGGCGCAAAACGGAGGCACTCGAGATGGTTGCCCGGGTGTTACAGCACGGTGACGCCTTGCCGGCCGGTGACGGAACGATGAAAGGCAAGGTCGGCAGGATGAACAAGCGCGTCTTGGAGACGCAAGCTGCATACACCATGCAAGGCCTTTGGGAGGACGTCCAGAAAGCCGAAGACGGTATCAACAATGGCGACATGTACGCGTTGGACAAGTTCATCCATGCCGCTGGTACAATGATTGAGACGTTCCGCCTAGCGAAGAGCAACTTCACCAAGAATCGC GGTATTGTTCGCATCCCCAAGCGCCGCAAGTACGGCACGAAAAGCGACCTCACGTCTCAGGCCCAGGCTATGCAGGACCGCCTTGAGCGCATTATGGGTTTGGAGGACGACACTCCCATTGAACCTGGCCGCATCGACTACGAGATTCGCCGGCAAACCGAGTTCTACGGTATAAACTCTGAGGACTGGCTGGCGTTAACCATTAAG TACTGTTGCGTGTTGATGGTcaagggtgaggaggatgttGCGTACGACATTCTTGAGCACGTCGTGTGGTCGGGCTTGTTCAATTCTCGCCGTTGTGAGATTGCGCTTCGCCTAACCATCGTTG CCTGTGGCATCCGCATGCGGAAGGGTGAAGCCATCACAGAGAACTgcaagcgcctcgcccaGTTGCATCAGTTCCGGCCTGAACCTATGCTGTTGATGCTTGCCGCTCTCGGAGGTGGTTTCAAGGGGCAGGGTGTTTGGCACAACTTGGCGCTGCAGAAGTTCCTTCATCGTGAAGTGCGCATCTACGACGAGGCTGTCGCCGGCGTCAAGCTTCGCTACAATAGGCGCCACCGCCGTTGGGCCCAAGTCCTTGAGTCCGGCCGCTCTCGCCGTCTGGGTGATGTCCTCCATCATGATATGGACCATGACAATGATGGGACACCTCAAGGAACCCCTCAACACCGCCAGAGACctgaagacgaggaggacgaggaggacgaagacATGCACGGCGAGGggggcggcgatggcgagggcggcggcgatggcgatggcgagggcgagggcgatgatgagggcgatggtgagggcgatggtgagggcgatggtgagggcgatggtgagggcgatggtgagggcgatggtgacgacgaggaggagtcAATGGCACCTTCTGGGATCGCGGAGTTGGAGCCACATGAGTGCCCCAAGCCGAAGAAGTACTCACCGGTCTTCAACACCATGTACGGCCAGAACATGCTCACGACCAGGAGCTACCAGAGTGCCCTAT TCTACTTCATGCGTGCATACGAGGTCAACCCTCATGACCACTTCCTCTGCTTCCTGATCGCTCAAGCATTCTTCGGACGGGCCACGAACCGTCAGTCGGACAATCGCAACTACCAGATTGCCCAG GGGTTGGCGTTCCTTTCAAGGTACCGCAAGCTCAGTCCGCAAGATCCCCagtcgctcgaggaggtcgagtaCAATTTCGGTCGCTCTTTCCACGGACTGG GTGTCATGCATCTTGCCGTTACTCACTATGAGAGGGTTCTCACATCTGTGCGCTCTCGCATGGATGCCGAGCCTACGGCTGAGGACCGTGAGTTCGTTCGACAAAGCTCTTTGGCGTGGGAGTCGGCCCacaacctcgtcctcattTACACGACGTCTGGGTCACTCGATCTCGTTCGTAGAGTATCAGACGAGTGgcttgcgctcgtcgaTTACGACGGAGACGACGGAGACGAATGA